Part of the Cellulomonas hominis genome, CCGGCCTGGTGACGCTCGTGCTGAGCGCCGCCGCCGGCGCGCCGGTCTGGACGCTCTACGTGACGGCGATCGTGGTCGGCTCGACCATCGGGTCGTTCGGGGCGCTGGTCCGGGCGCGGTGGTCGCACGTGCTCGACGACCCGCGCGCCCTGCACACCGCGTACTCGCTGGAGTCGGCGCTGGACGAGCTCGTGTTCGTCGTCGGGCCGATCCTCGCCACGACCCTGGCGACGGCGGTGGCGCCCTCCGCCGGGCTGGTCGTGCCGGTGGTCGGCATGGTGCTCGGCGGGCTGTGGTTCCTCGCCCAGCGCGGCACGCAGCCGCCGCCGCACCCGCGGACCGAGCTCCCCGCCGGCCCGGACGGCACGCCCGCGCGGCGGGTGTCGGTCATGCGGTCCGGCGGCATGGTCGTGCTCGCGATCGTGTTCGTCGCCATGGGCGCGATCTTCGGGGCCACCGACGTGAGCACGGTCGCGTTCGCCGAGGAGGCCGGGCGCCCGGGACTCGCGGGCGTGGCGCTCGCGGTGTTCGCCTGCGGGTCGATGATCTCGGGGCTGCTCTACGGCGCGCGGCACTGGGTGACCCCGCTGTGGCGGCGGTTCGCGATCGGCATGGTGGCCCTGGCGATCGGCGCCTCGCTGTTCGTGCTGGTCAGCTCGATGGCGATGCTGTCGGTCGTCATGTTCGTCGCCGGGTTCGCCATCGCGCCGACGCTCGTCAACGGCAACGGGCTGGTGCAGCACTTCGTCCCGCGGGAGCGGCTGACCGAGGGGCTGACCTGGGTCGGGACGTCGCTCGGCGTCGGGGTGTCGCTCGGCTCGTGGGTCGCGGGCTCGCTGATCGACCGGCAGGGCTCGCACGGCGGGTACCTGGTGGTCGTGGCGTCCGCCGGGCTGGCGGTCGTGGCCGTGCTCGCCTCGCTGCGCACGCTGCGCGCGGGCACGGCGGACCTGGGGACGGTCGACGCCGCCGAGACCGCCGCCCCGGCGGCACCGGAGGACGGCGCCCGCTGAGGACGCCGCCCCGGGCCGGTCGTCAGCGCAGCACGCGCGGCGCCCCCTGGTCGTCCTGCGCCCCGGCCCGGCGGCGCTCGGCGAAGATGCCGAGGACCAGCAGCAGCCCGCCCGCCGCGAGCAGCGTGAGCAGCCACGGCCCGGCGGAGATCGTCCGGCCGATCTGCGCCGCGAACACGCTGACCACCGCGACCGGCAGCGCCGCGGCGCCCACCACCAGCGGGGCGCGGAGCAGCTGCCGGGCGCCGAGCAGCATGAAGCCGAGCGCGAGCACGACGACGAGGATCGCCCGCCACGTCATCGGGTCGGTCCAGATCGCCAGCATCGACGGGCCGAGCGTCGCCAGGACGCCGGGGGTGAGCGTCGCGACCGACCCCTCGTAGCCGACCGGCCAGCCGGCGGCGGAGCGGCGGGCGGGGGTCGCGGGGGTCGCGGGGGTCGCGCGGTCCGCGAGCGACGCGCGCAGGGCCACCAGGCCCATCGCGGTCAGCGCCAGGCCGAGCGGCAGGGCGAACACCTCGACGCGCAGCAGCCGGGTGCTCCACGCGCCGATCGCCCAGGCGAGGCCGCCGAGCCACAGGAACCAGCCCGGCGGAAGCACGAGGGCGGACGGGGAGGCGGGGGAGTCCGGGGCGGCCGGGCCCGCCGGACGGGGGCGGGCGACGTCGGCGCGGACCGCCAGCACCGCCAGCGCGAGCAGCCCGAGCTCGACGACCCAGCCGGTCCACACGGCCGCCCACGAGGGGCGGACCGCGACGAGCACCCCGACCGTGCCCGCGACGAGCGCGGGGCCGAGTGCCCAGCGGCGCAGCAGCGCGGCGCGGTCGTCGGCGGACCGGCGGGCGAGCAGCCGGCAGGCCGCCCCGAGCAGCACCGCGCCGGCGAGCGACCACAGGAGCGCGACGCCG contains:
- a CDS encoding MFS transporter, whose amino-acid sequence is MLGPYRDVLSRPGALAFSSAGVIARLPMSMVGIGIVLMIEALYDSYGLAGSVSAAYVLAQAVCSPPLARLVDQHGQARVMRPAIAVSATGLVTLVLSAAAGAPVWTLYVTAIVVGSTIGSFGALVRARWSHVLDDPRALHTAYSLESALDELVFVVGPILATTLATAVAPSAGLVVPVVGMVLGGLWFLAQRGTQPPPHPRTELPAGPDGTPARRVSVMRSGGMVVLAIVFVAMGAIFGATDVSTVAFAEEAGRPGLAGVALAVFACGSMISGLLYGARHWVTPLWRRFAIGMVALAIGASLFVLVSSMAMLSVVMFVAGFAIAPTLVNGNGLVQHFVPRERLTEGLTWVGTSLGVGVSLGSWVAGSLIDRQGSHGGYLVVVASAGLAVVAVLASLRTLRAGTADLGTVDAAETAAPAAPEDGAR